One segment of Aquimarina sp. BL5 DNA contains the following:
- a CDS encoding T9SS type A sorting domain-containing protein produces MKRIVLIVIVFCSAQISFGQATIKTMFYNVLNYPSAPPTNREEILETIIDSYEPDIFMICELETEDGGDEILNDSLNDDGNNYSSAPFLSNFSNSDVELHQLLYYNNQKFTLIQSQRLTTTIRDINWYTLELISDDQSNNPIRIEVFVAHLKASRGADNETKRLNMVREFTDNYANLDENDYVIFAGDFNLYSSEEPAYQELLDANNKIVMVDPITTPGDWSSNITFTDIHTQSTRISSDEFGDFGSGGGLDDRFDFILMSENMINSPELSYKPDTYSAYGNNGNCYNQRIDNADCTGKFDSALRDALYNMSDHLPVVMELQVNQQLLSTTEFVETPKTIQLNSGTIIDDILSLQINNHPEPIDFRIYNTLGQEIVSFSANGNSITNIPVSALSKGMYYLVPVSMNSNTIKFLKKN; encoded by the coding sequence ATGAAAAGAATCGTATTAATAGTCATAGTATTTTGTAGTGCCCAAATTTCATTCGGACAGGCTACTATTAAAACTATGTTTTATAACGTTTTAAACTATCCTTCTGCTCCACCCACAAATAGAGAAGAAATATTGGAAACTATCATTGATAGTTATGAGCCCGATATTTTTATGATTTGTGAATTGGAAACCGAAGATGGAGGTGATGAAATACTTAATGATTCATTGAATGATGATGGTAATAATTATTCTAGCGCTCCTTTCTTAAGTAATTTTTCTAATTCTGATGTAGAATTACATCAATTACTATATTATAACAATCAAAAGTTTACTTTAATACAAAGCCAAAGACTAACAACCACAATAAGAGATATTAACTGGTACACACTAGAATTAATCTCTGATGATCAGAGCAACAATCCCATTAGAATAGAAGTTTTTGTGGCCCATCTTAAAGCCAGTAGAGGCGCTGACAATGAGACCAAACGTCTTAATATGGTAAGAGAGTTTACGGATAACTATGCTAATTTAGACGAAAATGATTATGTGATTTTTGCGGGTGACTTTAATTTATATTCATCAGAAGAACCAGCTTATCAGGAATTACTAGATGCAAATAATAAAATTGTGATGGTAGATCCTATAACTACTCCTGGTGATTGGAGCAGTAACATTACTTTTACGGATATACATACACAAAGTACACGTATAAGCAGTGATGAGTTTGGTGATTTTGGAAGTGGCGGCGGACTGGATGATCGATTTGATTTTATTTTGATGTCTGAAAACATGATAAATAGTCCTGAATTAAGCTATAAACCCGATACTTACTCAGCATATGGCAATAATGGTAATTGCTATAACCAAAGGATTGATAATGCTGATTGTACAGGGAAATTTGATAGTGCATTGAGAGATGCATTATATAATATGAGTGACCATTTACCCGTTGTGATGGAGTTACAGGTAAATCAACAATTACTCAGTACTACAGAATTTGTAGAAACCCCAAAAACAATACAATTAAACAGTGGTACTATAATTGATGATATTTTATCTTTACAAATAAACAATCATCCGGAACCTATAGATTTCAGGATATATAATACTTTAGGTCAAGAAATAGTGTCATTTTCTGCAAATGGAAATAGTATTACTAACATTCCTGTATCCGCATTAAGTAAAGGAATGTACTACCTTGTTCCGGTTAGTATGAATAGTAACACGATTAAATTTTTAAAGAAAAATTGA
- a CDS encoding TIGR00730 family Rossman fold protein, whose translation MRKERRHKGWNEIKTNDSWAIFKIMGEFVNGFERMSKIGPCVSIFGSARTKTDNKYYQLTVDVAQKIVEHGYGVITGGGPGIMEAGNKGAHLGGGTSVGLNIELPFEQHDNPYIDSDKSLDFDYFFVRKVMFVKYSQGFVVMPGGFGTLDELFEAITLIQTKKIAVFPIILVSTEFWGGLIDWVKSTLLDKFGNISAGDMDLIHVVDTPEEVLDILDKFYGQYNLSPNF comes from the coding sequence ATGAGAAAAGAACGACGTCACAAAGGATGGAATGAGATAAAAACAAATGATTCATGGGCAATCTTTAAGATCATGGGAGAGTTTGTTAATGGATTCGAAAGAATGAGTAAAATTGGGCCCTGTGTTTCTATTTTTGGATCTGCAAGAACGAAAACCGATAACAAATACTACCAATTAACTGTAGATGTAGCTCAAAAAATTGTAGAACACGGTTATGGTGTTATTACCGGTGGTGGTCCAGGTATTATGGAAGCTGGTAATAAAGGTGCTCATTTGGGTGGAGGAACATCCGTAGGACTTAACATAGAACTACCTTTCGAACAGCACGATAACCCCTATATCGATAGTGATAAAAGTCTGGACTTTGATTATTTCTTTGTTCGAAAAGTAATGTTCGTAAAATACTCTCAGGGATTTGTAGTAATGCCAGGTGGATTCGGGACCTTAGATGAGCTTTTTGAGGCGATCACTTTGATACAAACTAAAAAAATTGCAGTATTTCCTATTATTTTAGTAAGTACTGAGTTCTGGGGGGGACTAATAGACTGGGTGAAAAGCACACTCTTAGATAAATTTGGCAATATTAGTGCTGGAGATATGGATTTAATTCATGTAGTCGATACTCCAGAAGAAGTATTAGATATATTAGACAAATTCTATGGACAATATAATTTAAGTCCTAATTTCTAA
- a CDS encoding SPOR domain-containing protein produces MPDIKNEDLLSLHYQIEKAEVEQQKLEDLLNDRSLELKKNRASKIMFKILCSVLLITTITLIIYVVFWVGNSSSSVTTNNKEFSSFQSEIDGLKNQLNQLKKEQPDLKNIKDLYLYRSLINKDTVYSVQIQSFTTDKVSLVSEKFTNTLFYNDTYYYKLSLGIFETLEEAQEFRKILLQSGIIDKNIFVISYKEGERIRIENPF; encoded by the coding sequence ATGCCAGATATTAAAAATGAAGATCTTTTATCACTGCATTATCAGATAGAAAAAGCCGAGGTTGAACAACAAAAACTAGAGGATCTTCTTAATGATAGATCATTAGAACTCAAAAAGAACAGAGCGTCTAAAATAATGTTTAAGATACTTTGCTCTGTTCTATTAATTACTACAATAACATTGATTATATATGTGGTGTTTTGGGTAGGTAATAGCAGTAGTAGTGTAACCACTAATAATAAAGAATTCTCCTCTTTTCAATCAGAGATCGATGGACTTAAAAATCAGTTGAATCAATTAAAAAAGGAGCAACCCGATCTTAAAAATATAAAGGATCTTTATTTATATAGAAGTTTAATAAATAAAGACACCGTGTATTCTGTTCAAATACAATCCTTTACAACGGATAAGGTTTCTTTGGTTTCAGAAAAATTCACCAATACTCTTTTTTATAACGATACATATTATTATAAACTTAGTTTAGGTATTTTTGAGACCCTTGAAGAAGCTCAGGAATTTAGAAAGATCCTACTTCAATCTGGGATTATTGATAAGAATATATTTGTTATTTCTTATAAAGAAGGAGAGCGTATACGAATAGAAAACCCATTTTAA
- a CDS encoding thiamine pyrophosphate-dependent enzyme — MQPETTITPNISFEEYRNQILRDYKIALISRECSLLGRREVLTGKSKFGIFGGGKELPQLAMARVFRDGDFRSGYYRDQTFMMAIEQYTVEQFFAGLYAHTDIEKEPFAAGRQMGGHFATHSLNEDGSWKNLTKQKNSSSDISPTAGQMPRLLGLAQASKVYRNEKSVKENTNFSINGNEVAWGTIGNASTSEGLFWETVNAGGVLQVPMVISVWDDEYGISVHAKHQTTKENISAVLEGFRRDEKHDGYEIIVVNGWDYPALVEAYETAEDLAREQHIPVIVHVKELTQPQGHSTSGSHERYKSEERLNWEREHDCNKKFKEWIIEHNVATADELLALEKSCKKIVRQGKTSAWNAYLSEIVAEQKQALLMLEAVESKSANKNFISPLVKTLADKDEPIRKDILEATRKTLRYIVKEDFPEKTALQNWINSYIEEIQPKYSDHLYNDFDSNVTKIKEVIPQYAENAEIVDARLILRDNFDQIFSRIPESLIFGEDSGKIGDVNQGLEGLQEKFGDIRVSDAGIREATIIGQGIGMAMRGLRPIAEIQYLDYILYCIQGLSDDLATLRYRTFAKQKAPLIVRTRGHRLEGIWHSGSQMGGLIHLLRGIHILVPRNMTKAAGFYNTLMDSDEPAVVIECLNGYRLKEKMPSNLSEIRTPVGVVETVKEGSDITLVSYGSTLRLVEQAAKELLSLGINAEVIDVQSLIPFDLTHDIVKSVAKTNRLMIIDEDVPGGATGYILHKLIDEQNIYQYLDSEPQTLSAQPHRPAFGTDGDYFSKPSTEDIFEKVYDLMNEVNPVEYPKLR; from the coding sequence ATGCAGCCTGAAACAACAATTACACCTAATATTTCTTTTGAAGAATATAGAAATCAAATACTTAGAGATTACAAAATTGCTTTAATAAGTAGAGAGTGTAGTTTATTAGGACGAAGAGAAGTCCTAACAGGAAAGTCCAAATTTGGAATTTTTGGTGGTGGAAAGGAATTACCTCAGTTAGCAATGGCTAGAGTTTTTCGTGATGGTGATTTCAGATCAGGGTACTATCGTGATCAAACGTTTATGATGGCTATAGAGCAATATACTGTAGAACAATTTTTTGCAGGTTTATATGCTCATACTGATATTGAAAAAGAACCTTTTGCAGCAGGCAGACAAATGGGTGGTCACTTTGCTACTCATAGTCTTAATGAAGATGGATCCTGGAAAAATTTAACTAAACAAAAAAATTCTAGTTCTGACATCTCTCCTACTGCCGGTCAAATGCCAAGATTATTAGGTTTAGCACAAGCATCCAAAGTATACCGTAACGAGAAAAGTGTAAAAGAAAATACTAATTTTTCTATTAATGGAAATGAAGTAGCTTGGGGAACTATTGGTAACGCAAGTACTAGTGAAGGTCTTTTTTGGGAAACTGTAAATGCCGGTGGTGTTCTTCAAGTACCAATGGTTATTAGTGTTTGGGATGATGAGTATGGAATTTCGGTACACGCAAAACATCAAACTACAAAAGAAAACATATCTGCAGTTTTAGAAGGATTTAGACGTGATGAAAAGCACGATGGATACGAAATCATAGTAGTAAACGGTTGGGATTATCCAGCTCTTGTAGAAGCCTATGAAACTGCTGAAGATTTAGCTAGGGAACAGCACATTCCGGTTATAGTGCATGTAAAAGAACTAACACAACCGCAAGGTCACTCTACTTCAGGATCTCACGAACGATATAAAAGTGAAGAAAGATTAAACTGGGAACGTGAACATGACTGCAATAAGAAATTCAAGGAATGGATTATTGAACATAATGTCGCTACAGCAGATGAATTGCTTGCATTAGAAAAATCTTGTAAGAAAATAGTTAGACAAGGTAAAACCAGCGCTTGGAACGCTTACTTATCTGAAATTGTTGCTGAACAAAAACAAGCACTTCTTATGTTAGAAGCTGTAGAATCTAAAAGTGCTAACAAAAATTTCATCTCTCCTCTTGTAAAGACATTGGCAGATAAAGATGAGCCAATCCGCAAAGATATTCTTGAAGCAACTCGAAAAACGTTACGATATATTGTTAAAGAAGATTTCCCGGAAAAAACAGCGCTTCAAAATTGGATTAACAGTTATATAGAAGAAATTCAGCCTAAATATAGTGATCACCTCTACAATGATTTTGATAGTAATGTTACTAAAATCAAAGAAGTTATACCTCAATATGCAGAAAATGCAGAGATTGTAGATGCTCGTTTGATTCTTAGAGATAATTTTGATCAAATATTCAGTAGAATTCCTGAATCCTTAATTTTTGGAGAAGACAGTGGTAAGATCGGTGATGTTAATCAGGGACTTGAAGGATTACAAGAAAAATTTGGAGATATAAGAGTTTCAGATGCAGGTATCAGAGAAGCTACTATTATCGGTCAGGGAATTGGTATGGCTATGAGAGGTCTTAGGCCTATTGCCGAAATACAATATCTTGATTACATTTTATACTGTATACAAGGATTAAGTGATGATCTCGCAACCTTAAGATACAGAACATTTGCTAAACAAAAAGCACCGTTAATTGTTAGAACAAGAGGACATAGACTAGAAGGTATATGGCATTCTGGTTCTCAAATGGGTGGTTTAATTCACCTATTACGCGGAATTCATATTCTTGTACCGCGAAATATGACTAAAGCTGCTGGGTTTTATAATACTTTAATGGATAGTGACGAACCGGCAGTGGTAATAGAATGTCTTAACGGATATCGTCTTAAAGAAAAAATGCCTTCTAACCTATCAGAAATTAGAACACCTGTTGGTGTCGTTGAAACGGTAAAAGAAGGAAGTGACATAACACTTGTTTCTTATGGATCAACGCTAAGACTAGTAGAACAAGCAGCTAAAGAATTATTATCATTAGGTATTAATGCAGAAGTAATTGACGTACAATCCTTAATCCCATTTGATTTAACTCACGATATCGTAAAAAGTGTAGCTAAGACCAATAGATTAATGATTATTGACGAAGATGTGCCTGGTGGAGCTACGGGGTATATACTTCACAAACTTATTGATGAACAAAACATTTATCAATATTTAGATAGTGAGCCGCAAACGCTAAGTGCACAACCACATCGTCCGGCATTTGGAACTGATGGAGATTATTTCAGTAAGCCATCTACAGAAGATATTTTTGAGAAAGTTTATGATTTGATGAATGAGGTTAATCCTGTAGAATATCCTAAATTAAGGTAA
- a CDS encoding metalloprotease: protein MQALSAQHTITIDGTLDAENKVISIQQEITYTNESKDTLREIFLHDWANSFNSKTTPLGERFSEDFLKRFYFAKDYERGATAIESITDKSNSSLTWERYNQTPDIIKLDIDKSLYPGNSVTFILTYKVKIPNEKFTRYGYHKNGNFSLKYWYIAPAVYDTKWNIYSHKNLDDLYAPLTDYTINITLSSDYNLTSEFDQKEASLPNEETKNVQLIGEKRNEVNLYLEKNNSFYDFQMNGLKLISNIEDNDLMPEMKSVATKRIVKFLEKRLGPYPFDKILVSENDYKNNPVYGLNQLPDILRPFPDGFQYEIKQLKSITESYLEKTLIINPRYDAWIKDAIHIYLMMSYTEQYYPDMKIIGNLSKVIGIRWFHAADLDFNDQYFLGYKNMARLFLDQPLTEPQDKLIKFNKNIANAYKAGIGFKYLEDYLEDDNILSEAVKNYYINNTLQLTNSKEFEKILNDLTPKNIDWFFEDFIPTNEKLDFKIKSIKRKNDSLEVTIKNKRNNAMPVSLAGLRDGQLVSKTWITNITGKKKVKIANDDIDKLVLDYDQNIPEVNRRNNHRNLKGIFNKPIQFRFLQDIEDPTRSQVFYIPEFEFNVYDGLTIGSKFYNKTFIRRDFDYRITPSYGFLSKKLIGSAFFQYRDQIADYGLYQIRYAFSGSMFSYAPDLLFRRFSPSVDFSWRPQDLRSNERQRLSIRSVNVFRERDDNDPVETPDYSVFNVRYRYSDFNLLDFTSYIFDYQIAKNFSKLSATFNYRKVFLNNRQINLRLFAGAFLFNDTEKDGDFFSFALDRPTDYLFDFNYLGRSEDTGLVSQQIIIAEGGFKSQLDYPFANQWITTLNANTNIWKWIYAYGDVGFVKNRGMSPKFVYNAGVRVSLVADYFELFFPIASNNGFEINQPNYNEQIRFIITLSPQTLIGLFTREWY from the coding sequence ATGCAAGCTTTATCGGCTCAGCATACCATAACTATTGATGGAACTTTGGATGCTGAAAACAAGGTGATATCAATACAACAAGAAATCACTTATACCAACGAATCAAAAGACACCTTACGAGAAATATTTTTACACGATTGGGCAAATAGTTTTAACAGTAAAACTACCCCCCTTGGTGAACGCTTTTCTGAAGATTTTTTAAAACGATTTTATTTTGCAAAAGATTATGAGCGTGGAGCTACCGCTATTGAGTCAATTACAGACAAGTCTAATAGTAGTCTAACCTGGGAGCGTTATAATCAAACTCCTGATATTATAAAATTAGATATTGACAAATCATTATATCCTGGAAACAGTGTTACGTTTATTTTAACATATAAAGTAAAAATACCTAATGAAAAATTCACACGATATGGTTATCATAAAAATGGTAATTTCAGTCTCAAATATTGGTATATTGCTCCTGCTGTATATGATACAAAATGGAATATCTATAGCCATAAAAACCTAGATGACTTATACGCGCCATTAACCGATTACACCATAAATATAACCTTATCATCTGATTATAATCTTACTAGTGAATTTGATCAGAAAGAAGCATCTCTGCCTAATGAGGAAACTAAAAATGTGCAACTTATTGGTGAAAAAAGAAACGAAGTAAATCTGTATCTGGAAAAAAATAATTCGTTCTATGACTTTCAGATGAATGGGTTAAAACTCATTAGTAACATAGAGGATAATGATTTAATGCCAGAGATGAAAAGTGTGGCAACAAAAAGAATCGTTAAGTTTTTAGAAAAAAGATTAGGCCCATATCCATTTGACAAAATTTTAGTCTCAGAAAATGATTATAAAAACAATCCTGTATATGGATTAAACCAATTACCTGATATATTGAGACCGTTCCCGGATGGTTTTCAATATGAAATTAAGCAACTGAAATCTATTACCGAAAGCTACCTGGAAAAGACACTAATTATAAATCCTAGATACGATGCTTGGATAAAAGATGCTATTCATATCTACCTAATGATGTCCTATACAGAACAGTATTATCCAGATATGAAAATCATAGGAAACCTAAGTAAAGTTATCGGTATTCGATGGTTTCACGCTGCAGATTTAGATTTTAATGACCAGTATTTTCTAGGGTATAAAAATATGGCAAGATTATTTCTGGATCAACCTCTTACTGAACCGCAAGATAAACTTATAAAATTCAATAAAAATATCGCCAATGCATATAAGGCGGGGATTGGTTTTAAATATTTAGAAGATTATCTGGAAGACGATAATATCTTATCAGAAGCTGTTAAAAATTACTACATCAATAATACATTACAGCTTACAAACTCTAAAGAATTCGAAAAGATCTTAAATGATTTAACTCCTAAAAATATTGATTGGTTTTTTGAAGACTTCATACCCACTAATGAGAAATTGGATTTCAAAATTAAATCGATTAAAAGAAAAAATGACTCTCTTGAAGTTACCATAAAGAATAAAAGAAATAATGCAATGCCCGTCTCACTGGCTGGATTAAGAGATGGACAATTAGTTTCCAAAACATGGATAACCAATATTACAGGGAAGAAAAAAGTAAAAATCGCCAATGATGATATCGACAAATTGGTTTTAGATTATGATCAAAATATTCCAGAAGTAAATCGCAGAAATAATCATCGAAATCTAAAAGGAATTTTTAATAAACCGATACAATTCAGGTTTTTACAGGATATAGAAGACCCCACACGTAGTCAGGTGTTTTACATTCCAGAATTTGAGTTTAATGTGTATGATGGTTTAACTATTGGTTCTAAGTTTTATAATAAAACATTCATAAGACGAGATTTTGATTATAGAATTACTCCTAGTTATGGTTTTCTATCTAAAAAACTAATTGGTTCTGCTTTTTTCCAATACAGAGATCAAATTGCAGATTATGGGCTTTACCAGATTAGATATGCATTTAGTGGCAGCATGTTTAGCTATGCCCCTGATTTATTATTTAGGCGTTTCTCCCCTTCTGTTGATTTTTCTTGGAGACCACAAGATCTAAGATCTAATGAGAGACAACGGCTTTCTATACGTAGCGTAAACGTGTTTAGAGAACGGGACGATAATGATCCTGTAGAAACCCCAGATTATAGTGTTTTTAATGTTAGATATAGATATTCTGATTTTAATCTTTTGGACTTTACTTCTTATATATTTGATTATCAAATAGCCAAAAACTTTAGCAAGCTATCTGCCACCTTTAACTATAGAAAAGTGTTTTTGAACAATAGACAAATAAATCTCCGTTTATTCGCTGGTGCTTTCCTTTTTAATGATACGGAAAAGGATGGTGATTTCTTCAGCTTTGCTTTAGATAGACCAACCGATTATCTTTTTGATTTTAATTATTTAGGACGTAGTGAAGACACTGGATTAGTAAGTCAACAAATAATTATAGCAGAAGGAGGATTTAAATCTCAACTTGACTATCCTTTTGCTAACCAATGGATTACTACACTTAATGCCAATACTAATATTTGGAAGTGGATATATGCATATGGAGATGTTGGTTTTGTTAAAAATAGAGGAATGTCACCAAAATTTGTGTATAATGCGGGTGTACGAGTGAGTCTTGTTGCTGATTATTTCGAGCTTTTCTTTCCGATAGCCTCTAATAATGGTTTTGAAATAAATCAACCTAACTATAATGAGCAGATTCGATTTATTATTACACTAAGTCCACAAACACTTATTGGATTATTTACCAGAGAATGGTATTAA
- a CDS encoding 1,4-dihydroxy-2-naphthoyl-CoA synthase: MNSINWKTVKEYQDITYKKSNGVARIAFNRPNVRNAFRPQTTSELYDAFYDAQEDTSIGVVLLSGEGPSTKDGVYSFCSGGDQKARGHQGYVGQDGMHRLNILEVQRLIRFMPKVVIAVVPGWAVGGGHSLHVVCDLTLASKEHAIFKQTDADVTSFDGGYGSAYLAKMVGQKKAREIFFLGRNYSAQDAYEMGMVNAVIPHEELEDTAYQWAQEILEKSPTSIKMLKFSMNLTDDGMVGQQVFAGEATRLAYMTDEAKEGRNAFLEKRKPNFKDIKWIP, from the coding sequence ATGAATTCGATAAACTGGAAAACTGTAAAGGAATATCAAGATATAACTTATAAGAAATCTAATGGTGTAGCTAGAATAGCGTTTAATAGACCAAATGTGCGTAATGCTTTTAGGCCTCAAACTACAAGTGAATTATACGATGCATTTTACGATGCGCAAGAAGATACTTCAATAGGAGTAGTGTTACTTTCTGGCGAAGGGCCTTCTACTAAAGATGGTGTATACAGTTTTTGTAGTGGAGGAGACCAAAAAGCCAGGGGACATCAGGGATATGTAGGACAAGATGGAATGCATAGATTAAATATATTAGAAGTACAGCGACTTATTCGTTTCATGCCAAAAGTGGTAATAGCTGTCGTACCAGGATGGGCTGTTGGTGGAGGGCATAGTTTACACGTAGTTTGTGATCTTACTCTTGCGAGTAAAGAACATGCTATTTTTAAACAAACAGATGCAGATGTTACTAGTTTTGATGGTGGATATGGATCTGCATATTTAGCTAAAATGGTAGGGCAGAAAAAAGCACGTGAGATTTTCTTTTTAGGTAGAAACTATTCTGCACAAGATGCTTACGAAATGGGGATGGTTAACGCAGTAATACCTCACGAAGAATTAGAAGATACAGCATATCAATGGGCTCAGGAAATCTTAGAAAAATCTCCTACATCTATAAAAATGCTTAAATTTTCTATGAACCTAACAGATGATGGCATGGTTGGGCAACAAGTTTTTGCAGGTGAAGCTACACGACTAGCGTATATGACGGATGAGGCTAAAGAAGGTAGAAATGCGTTTTTAGAAAAGAGAAAGCCTAATTTTAAAGATATTAAGTGGATACCATAA